Proteins from a genomic interval of Stenotrophomonas maltophilia R551-3:
- a CDS encoding MotA/TolQ/ExbB proton channel family protein, with amino-acid sequence MWELVKAGGWPMVPLLLLGVLALAIILERFWSLRRTEVLPPGLGQEVRNWAARGKLDPAHLQTLRGNSPLGALLAAALEARNRPRDQLRERIEDTGRHLVHRMERFLNALGTIASAGPLLGLLGTVIGMIQMFLGILDHGVGDVNQLAGGIGKALVCTATGMIVAIPALMFHRYFKGRIHGYVVEMEQEASALLDTLDGRPGVLNPAPAARSANAATAKA; translated from the coding sequence GTGTGGGAACTGGTCAAGGCCGGTGGCTGGCCGATGGTGCCGCTGCTGCTGTTGGGCGTACTGGCTTTGGCGATCATCCTGGAGCGTTTCTGGTCCCTGCGGCGCACTGAAGTGCTGCCGCCCGGCCTCGGCCAGGAAGTGCGCAACTGGGCGGCACGCGGCAAGCTCGACCCGGCACACCTGCAGACCCTGCGTGGCAACTCGCCGCTGGGCGCGCTGCTGGCCGCTGCGCTGGAAGCGCGCAACCGGCCACGTGACCAGCTCCGTGAACGCATCGAAGACACCGGCCGCCACCTGGTGCACCGCATGGAGCGCTTCCTCAACGCGCTGGGCACCATCGCGTCGGCCGGCCCTTTGCTGGGCCTGCTGGGCACGGTGATCGGCATGATCCAGATGTTCCTGGGCATCCTCGACCACGGCGTGGGTGATGTGAACCAGCTGGCCGGTGGTATCGGCAAGGCGCTGGTGTGCACCGCCACCGGCATGATCGTGGCCATTCCGGCACTGATGTTCCACCGCTACTTCAAGGGCCGCATCCACGGCTATGTGGTGGAGATGGAGCAGGAAGCCAGCGCGCTGCTGGATACGCTCGACGGCCGCCCCGGGGTATTGAACCCGGCGCCCGCCGCGCGTTCGGCCAATGCTGCCACGGCGAAGGCCTGA
- the msbA gene encoding lipid A export permease/ATP-binding protein MsbA gives MSSNHAPVWPIYKRLLGYTRAYWVFMVAAVIAMVVEALAGYHFTKLMEPLVNRGFVNPEPRMAVILPLTILGLFLMRSVATWVSDYALAKTGRSVVRDLREQVLAKYLHLPSSHFDTEATPVMVSRLNFDTEQVTQASADALKTVVADTLTIIAMLAVMLQMSVKVTVAMLVVVPLIGVIVSYVGKRYRRISRGIQDGMGSMAQTAEQSLAAQQEVKVHGTQQHEISRYSRLANRMLSLNMKVEVTRAAASSVVQFLAALALAVIVWVSTREALAGRLNAGQFMGLMTSMMAIIPSLRRLTSVQTSISRGVAAAERLFSILDMPVERDEGRNAVQRVRGELAFDHVMLRYREDSGIALDDISFVAKPGTVTAIVGRSGSGKTSLIRLVPRFYEPSGGRITLDGVALDDYPLADLRRQVAMVGQKVMLFDDTIAANIAYGMDASVEQIRAAAEAANAWEFIERMPQQLQTPVGENGALLSGGQRQRLAIARAILRDAPILILDEATAALDNESERLVQDALQRLMPERTTLVIAHRLSTIEHADQVLVMDHGRIVERGTHKELLTMGGLYQHLHSMQFRERQD, from the coding sequence ATGAGTTCCAATCACGCGCCGGTGTGGCCGATCTACAAACGTCTGCTGGGGTACACCCGCGCCTACTGGGTGTTCATGGTGGCTGCGGTCATCGCCATGGTGGTCGAAGCCCTGGCCGGCTATCACTTCACCAAGCTGATGGAGCCGCTGGTCAACCGTGGCTTCGTCAATCCCGAGCCGCGCATGGCGGTGATCTTGCCGCTGACCATCCTCGGCCTGTTCCTGATGCGCAGCGTCGCCACCTGGGTAAGCGACTACGCGCTGGCCAAGACCGGCCGCAGCGTGGTGCGCGACCTGCGCGAACAGGTCCTGGCCAAGTACCTGCACCTGCCGTCCTCGCACTTCGATACCGAAGCGACGCCGGTCATGGTCAGCCGCCTGAATTTTGATACCGAACAGGTCACCCAGGCCAGCGCTGATGCGCTCAAGACCGTGGTCGCCGACACCCTGACCATCATCGCCATGCTGGCGGTGATGCTGCAGATGAGCGTCAAGGTCACCGTGGCCATGCTGGTGGTGGTGCCGTTGATCGGCGTGATCGTGTCCTACGTGGGCAAGCGCTATCGCCGCATCAGCCGTGGCATCCAGGACGGCATGGGCTCGATGGCGCAGACCGCCGAGCAGTCGCTGGCCGCGCAGCAGGAAGTGAAGGTGCATGGCACCCAGCAGCACGAGATCTCGCGTTACTCGCGCCTGGCCAACCGCATGCTGTCGCTGAACATGAAGGTGGAAGTCACCCGTGCTGCCGCCTCCAGCGTGGTCCAGTTCCTGGCGGCGCTGGCGCTGGCGGTGATCGTCTGGGTGTCCACCCGCGAAGCGCTGGCTGGCCGCCTCAACGCCGGCCAGTTCATGGGCCTGATGACCTCGATGATGGCCATCATTCCCTCGCTGCGCCGCCTGACCAGCGTGCAGACCTCCATCTCGCGGGGTGTAGCTGCCGCCGAACGCCTGTTCAGCATCCTCGACATGCCGGTCGAGCGCGACGAAGGCCGAAATGCAGTGCAGCGCGTGCGCGGTGAACTGGCGTTCGACCACGTCATGCTGCGCTACCGCGAGGACAGCGGCATTGCCCTGGACGACATCAGTTTCGTCGCCAAGCCGGGTACGGTCACCGCCATCGTCGGCCGTTCCGGTAGCGGCAAGACCAGCCTGATCCGGCTGGTGCCGCGCTTCTACGAACCCAGTGGCGGGCGCATCACCCTTGATGGCGTGGCGCTGGATGACTATCCGTTGGCCGACCTGCGCCGCCAGGTGGCAATGGTCGGGCAGAAGGTCATGCTGTTCGACGACACCATCGCCGCCAACATCGCCTATGGCATGGACGCGAGCGTTGAACAGATCCGTGCAGCGGCTGAAGCTGCCAACGCGTGGGAATTCATCGAGCGCATGCCGCAGCAGCTGCAGACCCCGGTCGGCGAGAACGGCGCACTGTTGTCCGGCGGCCAGCGCCAGCGCCTGGCGATCGCCCGTGCGATCCTGCGCGATGCGCCGATCCTGATCCTGGACGAAGCCACCGCCGCGCTCGACAACGAATCCGAGCGCCTGGTGCAGGACGCGCTGCAGCGCCTGATGCCCGAGCGCACCACGCTGGTCATCGCGCACCGCCTGTCGACCATCGAGCATGCCGACCAGGTGCTGGTGATGGATCACGGCCGCATCGTCGAGCGTGGCACTCACAAGGAACTTCTGACCATGGGCGGGCTGTACCAGCATCTGCACAGCATGCAGTTCCGCGAAAGGCAGGACTGA
- a CDS encoding ExbD/TolR family protein → MRIGNDRSQDEPHIDLVPLIDVILVLIIFFVVTTTFDARSTLQVQLPTASQQQTNEPPRSLSVLINAEGRYFINDQEVLRSDVESVKQTIAAVAGSDREQTVLLRADARTPYQAVVTAQDALGQLGFRRIAIATAPEVRP, encoded by the coding sequence ATGCGTATCGGCAACGACCGATCCCAGGATGAGCCGCATATCGACCTGGTGCCGCTGATCGACGTCATCCTGGTGCTGATCATCTTCTTCGTGGTCACCACCACGTTTGACGCGCGTTCCACGCTGCAGGTGCAGCTGCCCACTGCCAGCCAGCAGCAGACCAACGAGCCGCCGCGCTCGCTGAGCGTGCTGATCAATGCCGAAGGCCGCTATTTCATCAATGACCAGGAAGTGCTGCGCAGCGACGTCGAGTCGGTCAAGCAGACCATCGCCGCCGTGGCCGGCAGCGACCGTGAGCAGACCGTGCTGCTGCGTGCCGACGCACGCACTCCCTACCAGGCCGTGGTGACCGCGCAGGATGCGCTGGGTCAACTCGGTTTCCGCCGTATTGCCATTGCAACAGCACCCGAGGTGCGTCCATGA
- a CDS encoding DNA internalization-related competence protein ComEC/Rec2, which yields MVAERSAPPLFGSGCAACLVLGALTCVQLPVLPPVWLCVPLAIASVAGWIVPWRGRAWAAALFGLSWAALHGYWALQAQLPPGGPAQDAQVRGRVVDLPHSGPGYTRFVLKVDEADALPSLRGRRLQITWNDPWRGPPMSGAEGGRHAVRAGAHWELSLRVRAPRSRINPGGFDGERHALLRGISGTGTVRDPASARERRAAHGLPAWRERSSAAIATQVAHPAARFVQALALGDTRGLSDADWEHLRALGLTHLVAISGFHVGVVAGFGVMLCRGLWWLCPGLARRWPRPQAAAWGAALAAVIYAVVAGGALPTVRAALMIGVVALARAGRRPVGAGQGLARAAVVMLLPAPLSVLAAGFWLSFGGVLWLLWCLPRTGPEGVGGGLRGFLAAQGVASLGLLPLCVALFGGTARLGPLVNLPIIPWWTLLVVPLSLLGTGLHALHDGAGRWAWRAAAGLFEFSWQALQPLAQHPQAMWWLAEAPRWAVPAALLGVFWWLLPRGNGGGLAGLLLCLPLLWPAREAPAEGELELLVHDVGQGTAVLLRTARHALWYDVGPPTGGDGNERILVPALRALGQAPPQQVMLSHDHLDHTGSLPNLRRQLPGLQLLAPPGSAIAGTRSCQQGLRWQWDGVDFQVLHPAPGSRHAENEDSCVLRVASRHGVVLLAGDIGHPAEQALLQASPTALKADVVLVPHHGSGGSSSAPWVAAVSPRLALVSAGHQNRFGHPRPDVVRRWQAQGAEVLATADSGAIRVWLGAQGMQLREQRIHASRWWDAVGRARSAAILSTIEQAAVGPEG from the coding sequence ATGGTCGCCGAACGATCCGCTCCGCCGCTGTTTGGCAGTGGTTGCGCCGCCTGTCTGGTGCTGGGCGCGCTGACCTGCGTACAGCTGCCGGTGCTGCCGCCAGTGTGGTTGTGCGTGCCGTTGGCCATCGCCAGCGTCGCAGGCTGGATCGTGCCTTGGCGCGGTCGCGCGTGGGCGGCTGCGCTGTTCGGCCTGTCGTGGGCAGCATTGCACGGGTATTGGGCCTTGCAGGCCCAGCTTCCACCCGGAGGGCCCGCGCAGGACGCGCAGGTTCGTGGCCGAGTGGTTGATCTTCCACACAGTGGCCCCGGCTACACCCGTTTCGTGCTGAAGGTCGACGAGGCCGATGCGCTGCCCTCGTTGCGTGGCAGGCGCCTGCAGATCACCTGGAACGATCCATGGCGTGGACCGCCTATGAGCGGCGCCGAAGGTGGGCGCCATGCGGTTCGAGCTGGCGCGCATTGGGAGCTGTCGCTGCGGGTGCGGGCACCGCGTTCGCGGATCAATCCTGGAGGCTTTGACGGCGAGCGCCATGCATTGCTGAGGGGGATATCCGGCACCGGTACGGTGCGCGATCCGGCGAGTGCGCGTGAGCGGCGAGCCGCGCACGGCCTGCCGGCCTGGCGCGAGCGCAGCAGTGCTGCCATCGCCACCCAGGTGGCCCATCCTGCCGCTCGCTTCGTGCAGGCGCTGGCACTGGGCGATACCCGCGGCTTGTCCGATGCAGACTGGGAACACCTGCGCGCACTGGGCCTGACCCATCTGGTCGCCATCTCCGGATTCCATGTCGGTGTGGTTGCCGGCTTTGGCGTGATGCTGTGCCGGGGGCTGTGGTGGCTGTGCCCAGGGTTGGCCCGCCGCTGGCCACGGCCGCAGGCGGCCGCGTGGGGCGCCGCATTGGCGGCGGTAATCTACGCGGTGGTCGCCGGCGGCGCGCTGCCCACGGTGCGCGCCGCGCTGATGATCGGCGTGGTTGCGTTGGCCCGCGCCGGGCGTCGTCCGGTAGGTGCGGGGCAGGGGTTGGCACGGGCTGCTGTGGTGATGCTGCTGCCGGCGCCGCTGTCGGTGCTGGCCGCCGGCTTCTGGCTCAGCTTCGGAGGCGTGCTGTGGCTGCTGTGGTGCCTGCCGCGGACCGGGCCGGAGGGCGTCGGCGGTGGCCTGCGCGGATTCCTGGCCGCACAGGGGGTGGCCAGCCTCGGCCTGCTGCCCTTGTGCGTGGCGCTGTTCGGTGGCACCGCGCGGTTGGGGCCGCTGGTCAACCTGCCGATCATCCCGTGGTGGACGCTGCTGGTGGTGCCGCTGTCGCTGCTTGGGACCGGGCTGCATGCGCTGCACGACGGGGCGGGGCGCTGGGCATGGCGCGCCGCTGCCGGGCTGTTCGAGTTCAGCTGGCAGGCCCTGCAGCCGCTAGCACAGCATCCGCAGGCGATGTGGTGGCTGGCCGAGGCGCCGCGCTGGGCGGTACCCGCAGCGTTGCTGGGGGTGTTCTGGTGGCTGCTGCCTCGCGGGAACGGCGGCGGCCTGGCCGGCCTGTTGTTGTGCCTGCCGCTGCTGTGGCCGGCACGTGAGGCACCGGCGGAAGGGGAGCTGGAACTGCTGGTGCACGATGTTGGTCAGGGCACGGCGGTGCTGCTGCGCACCGCGCGGCACGCGCTCTGGTACGACGTCGGGCCGCCGACCGGCGGCGATGGCAACGAGCGAATCCTGGTCCCGGCCCTGCGCGCGCTGGGGCAGGCGCCGCCGCAGCAGGTGATGCTCAGCCACGATCACCTCGACCACACCGGCAGCCTGCCCAACCTGCGTCGGCAGTTGCCGGGGCTGCAGCTGCTGGCGCCGCCGGGCAGCGCTATCGCCGGTACCCGGTCGTGCCAGCAGGGGCTGCGCTGGCAGTGGGACGGGGTCGATTTCCAGGTGCTGCATCCGGCGCCAGGCAGCCGCCACGCCGAGAACGAGGACAGCTGCGTGCTGCGTGTCGCCAGCCGCCATGGCGTGGTGCTGCTGGCCGGCGATATCGGACACCCTGCCGAGCAGGCGCTGCTGCAGGCGTCCCCAACGGCATTGAAGGCGGACGTGGTGCTGGTGCCGCACCATGGCAGCGGCGGCAGCTCCAGCGCGCCGTGGGTGGCCGCCGTATCACCACGGCTGGCGCTGGTTTCGGCCGGCCACCAGAACCGCTTCGGCCATCCCCGCCCGGATGTGGTCCGGCGCTGGCAGGCGCAGGGGGCCGAAGTGCTGGCCACGGCCGATTCCGGTGCGATCCGCGTATGGCTTGGCGCACAAGGGATGCAGCTGCGTGAACAGCGTATCCACGCATCCCGCTGGTGGGATGCCGTTGGGCGGGCGCGGTCGGCTGCTATCCTATCGACGATTGAACAAGCGGCCGTTGGGCCGGAGGGTTGA